The Leishmania infantum JPCM5 genome chromosome 26 DNA window CGCGATGCTGAGCTGGTATGACGACggggcaccgctgcggcaacTCCCGCGTGCCGCCATCAAGCGGTGGCTCCTCACACTGCGAAACGAGGACGGTAGCTTTCGCGTGCATGGCGGAGGCGAGTCGGATATTCGCGCCTCGTACTGTGCCGCCGTCATAACAACTCTCCTCGGGCTCGATGATCCGACAACCTTTGACGGCGAGGCCGGCCGCCGCGAGTTTGTGGACGACGTGCGCGACGTTCCGGTGCTAACGCTGCAGACGGCGCGCTTCGTCGCCGCGTGTCAGACCCACGAAGGCGGCTTCACATGCTCTCCTACCGCGTCGGAGGCGCACGGGGCATACACCCAGTGCGGGCTGGCCGCCCTACTGCTCATGAAGCAGCCGCACATGGTGCATCAGGCGTCATTGCGTCGCTGGCTGGCCGCGCGCCAACTAAACTATGAGGGCGGCTTCAACGGTCGCACAAACAAGCTGGTCGACTCTTGCTACTCGCATTGGATCGGCGCAtcgcacgtgctgctgcgcacggtCGAGGCATACACAAAATGCTTCACAGAAGTGCCTACCACACATTCGCGCAACGGAGACGGTGCAGGAACTAGCGAAGATGGTGATAGGGAGGATGTAGATTCCGCCTCGTCCGCTCGTTGTCTTCGGGCCcgggaggtggtgctgctggaccaTGCGCAGCTACTCGACGCAAAAATGATTCACGCTAGCGCCGATGACGCCTGGGACCGTGCCGAGAGTGAGCATCTTACGCGACTGGGTGTAGTGGATCAGTTTCTCGGCGCCGAtgatgcggtgctgcggtcGGCGGAAGGAAAAAGAGCCGCCGTCACAGCCTTGTACGAGCGCCTACTGGAGAGCCAGCTCGCTgcggtgcgcggctgcgacggcaacggtggcgcagctgcgggagACGTGCAGGGCAGCCTGGAGGCATGGCGAGCGCGCCAAGCGTTCCTCTACGCCGATGTCGGCGACTTCTACTTTAACCAGCGCAAATTGCAGGACTACgtcctgcgctgctgccaggATCCCGAGATTGGCGGCTTGATGGACAAGCCTCAAACAGCGCACGACGGGTACCACACCTGCTACTCGCTCTCGGGGCTGAGTGCAGCGCAGAACTTGCAGTACCGGACtcatgccaccgccgccgatgccgcctaCCCGTCCACCTACCTTGAACGCGCCTTTGCCCGCTCGTACCTCCCAGGGCGCGAGAGTGGCAGCACAAGCGGCAACGAAGAAGGCAGCTGTGGCGTAGTGTTGGGCTTACCAAACACTTCCGCGGCTGCGGAGTCGATGCTTCTTCGAACGACCAGCCCGATCTTTAACATACATCAATCGCGCGTGCTCTCTGCCCTGCGTGCATGGAGCGTGAAAACTTTCGTGTAAAGGGCTGGAGAGACAGCGACCGATGTTGCGTTGCGATGCATGTGGACACGTGCGCATGTCTGTACGTAtgttggggggaggggaggcgggggaaagagagaaacacagGAAAAGGAGTGAGAGTGTGccttgcgtgcgcgcggatCCCTGACATTCCCGATAAACccgaaaacaaaaggaaagagCTGCACCCTCTAGCAGCTTGAAGTGCAAAGGAAGGGTGCGTAGAGGCGGGCTGGGTGTGATCAGCGTTGGTCGTCATGGACACACTGCACCTTTCCATGTCCGCTTCACCGTGATCGGTCAGCTCACCTCagtctcctccctcccccttcccactcccttcctctctttcccttaTTTCAGGGTGTGCTTACGTGTGTAaacttgtgcgtgtgcgtgtgtggtgcaacctccccccaccctctccaacgCAGAGCGGCACACCTGACATGTTGTCGTATGCTGACCCGCTTCAGTTTTGAATTGGCACACTTCTCCTGCCCGGCCCTCCTCACCGCTCCACCCCTGTGATGTGTTCAACACATGCGCGCTGGCAAACATAGCAGAG harbors:
- a CDS encoding farnesyltransferase beta subunit yields the protein MMNLAPDTITIEAQRNTELLLLEQLRSTNPHIYALWQRHPDKDNDASSSSAASSSSKDTRGAGGSDGRGANASSASAASTLTEPFDYTEPRFYRAAHVHFLMENLSVTPQGFSSLYPSRPWIVYWALQAADVLSAMESEVLHRTPPSAIVAFLHSCLSVDHTCQAEVNNRLAAAATSARGAQEVNDPHVTGTLLWSSTTSVTLSRDSADATSATRMPPVEDAAEVAERSSRPVMGFAGGATHQEPHIASSYAACCALAMLSWYDDGAPLRQLPRAAIKRWLLTLRNEDGSFRVHGGGESDIRASYCAAVITTLLGLDDPTTFDGEAGRREFVDDVRDVPVLTLQTARFVAACQTHEGGFTCSPTASEAHGAYTQCGLAALLLMKQPHMVHQASLRRWLAARQLNYEGGFNGRTNKLVDSCYSHWIGASHVLLRTVEAYTKCFTEVPTTHSRNGDGAGTSEDGDREDVDSASSARCLRAREVVLLDHAQLLDAKMIHASADDAWDRAESEHLTRLGVVDQFLGADDAVLRSAEGKRAAVTALYERLLESQLAAVRGCDGNGGAAAGDVQGSLEAWRARQAFLYADVGDFYFNQRKLQDYVLRCCQDPEIGGLMDKPQTAHDGYHTCYSLSGLSAAQNLQYRTHATAADAAYPSTYLERAFARSYLPGRESGSTSGNEEGSCGVVLGLPNTSAAAESMLLRTTSPIFNIHQSRVLSALRAWSVKTFV